Proteins encoded in a region of the Pangasianodon hypophthalmus isolate fPanHyp1 chromosome 21, fPanHyp1.pri, whole genome shotgun sequence genome:
- the her8.2 gene encoding hairy-related 8.2, translated as MTAVSATPSADRQNNSRDERKLRKPLIERKRRERINHCLEQLRETVVGVFGLDQSKLEKADILEMTVKHLQNIQSNKVTEPIMDPEAQQRYSTGYIQCMHEVHNLLLSCDWMDKTLGARLLSHLLRSLPKSAPSKPSLTNSEPGTLRTSEADDSSSPPGVAPPTQTNDPALLTQPPPTKSPHLTALEMWRPW; from the exons ATGACGGCGGTGAGTGCGACCCCGAgcgcagacagacagaacaacAGCAGGGACGAGAGGAAG ctgagGAAGCCTCTGAtcgagaggaagaggagagagaggattaATCACTGCCTGGAGCAGCTCAGAGAGACGGTGGTGGGAGTCTTCGGGCTCGAC CAGTCGAAGTTGGAGAAGGCTGATATTCTAGAGATGACAGTTAAACACCTACAGAACATCCAGAGTAATAAAGTTACAG AGCCGATTATGGACCCGGAGGCGCAGCAGCGGTACAGCACCGGCTACATCCAGTGCATGCATGAAGTCCACAACCTGCTGCTGTCCTGCGACTGGATGGACAAAACACTCGGCGCTCGTCTCCTCAGCCATCTGCTCCGCTCGCTGCCCAAATCCGCTCCGTCCAAACCCTCACTCACTAACTCCGAGCCGGGAACTCTCCGAACCAGCGAGGCGGATGACTCTTCATCACCGCCCGGGGTGGCCCCGCCCACTCAAACTAATGACCCCGCCCTATTGACTCAGCCGCCTCCCACCAAGAGCCCGCATTTGACAGCTCTGGAAATGTGGAGGCCTTGgtag